From the Gordonia bronchialis DSM 43247 genome, one window contains:
- a CDS encoding ATP-dependent DNA ligase, whose translation MQLNEVVEASASVAGDRSRLRKTAVLAGLLGSASPAELPVVVAWLSGEIPQGRLGVGWRSLAKLQAAPADTPSLTVGDVDDALSALAAATGTGSAARRAEIIATMFAAATEPEQRFLVALLTGELRQGALAGVMTDAIAKASGQDLALVRRAHMLTGSLPVTAGLAVSGGAEALAGVGLEVGRGVSPMLATPAENLDDALTLLGTDVVVDYKLDGARIQVHRRGEDITVYTRTLNDVTTRVPDIVEVVAGLPCETVILDGETLTLTDDGRPRPFQETMSRFGSGGAGERGAERVLRPFFFDCLHLDGVDLIDRPLAQRLAAIDRIAPDLRIPSVIRPTPAEAAAHFDAAIADGHEGVMVKSLAGTYTAGRRGKAWQKVKPVHTFDLVVLGAEWGSGRRTGFLSNLHLGARDSGGGAPIMVGKTFKGLTDDLLRWQTEEFPRHETHRDAHTVYLRPEIVVEIELDGVQRSSRYPGGVALRFARVMRYRPDKTPEQADTLDTLRELLK comes from the coding sequence GTGCAACTGAACGAGGTCGTCGAGGCGTCGGCGAGTGTCGCCGGCGACCGCTCACGGTTGCGCAAGACCGCGGTGCTCGCCGGTCTGCTGGGTTCCGCGTCGCCGGCGGAGTTGCCCGTCGTGGTGGCGTGGCTGTCCGGCGAGATCCCCCAGGGCAGGCTCGGCGTCGGCTGGCGATCCCTCGCGAAGCTTCAAGCCGCACCGGCTGATACGCCATCACTGACCGTCGGCGACGTGGACGATGCGTTGAGCGCGCTGGCCGCTGCGACAGGCACCGGGTCGGCGGCCCGGCGCGCGGAGATCATCGCGACCATGTTCGCTGCGGCCACCGAACCCGAACAGCGGTTCCTCGTCGCGCTGTTGACCGGAGAACTCCGGCAGGGTGCCCTGGCCGGGGTCATGACCGACGCCATCGCGAAGGCCTCCGGGCAGGACCTGGCACTCGTGCGGCGCGCCCACATGCTGACCGGATCGCTGCCGGTGACCGCCGGCCTGGCGGTGTCCGGCGGGGCCGAGGCACTGGCCGGAGTCGGTCTGGAGGTCGGCCGCGGTGTCTCACCGATGTTGGCGACGCCCGCCGAGAACCTCGACGACGCACTGACCCTGCTCGGGACCGACGTGGTGGTCGACTACAAGCTCGACGGGGCCCGCATCCAGGTGCATCGGCGCGGCGAGGACATCACCGTCTACACCCGCACCCTCAACGACGTCACCACGCGAGTGCCCGACATTGTCGAGGTGGTCGCCGGACTTCCCTGTGAGACAGTGATTCTGGACGGTGAGACGCTCACCCTCACCGACGACGGCCGGCCGCGGCCGTTCCAGGAGACGATGAGCAGATTCGGGTCCGGCGGCGCGGGCGAACGGGGCGCCGAACGCGTGTTGCGCCCCTTCTTCTTCGACTGTCTGCATCTCGACGGCGTCGACCTCATCGACCGGCCGCTGGCGCAGCGGCTCGCGGCGATCGACCGCATCGCGCCGGATCTGCGGATCCCGTCGGTGATCCGTCCGACGCCCGCGGAGGCCGCGGCGCATTTCGACGCCGCGATCGCCGACGGCCATGAAGGTGTGATGGTGAAATCGCTGGCCGGCACCTACACCGCGGGCCGACGCGGCAAGGCGTGGCAGAAGGTGAAACCCGTCCACACCTTCGACCTGGTGGTGCTCGGCGCCGAGTGGGGATCGGGACGCCGCACCGGCTTCCTGTCGAATCTGCATCTGGGCGCGCGGGATTCGGGCGGCGGAGCGCCGATCATGGTCGGCAAGACCTTCAAGGGACTCACCGACGACCTCCTGCGCTGGCAGACCGAGGAGTTCCCGCGTCACGAGACCCACCGCGACGCCCACACCGTCTACCTGCGTCCGGAGATCGTCGTCGAGATCGAACTCGATGGGGTACAACGCAGTTCACGCTATCCCGGCGGAGTGGCGCTGCGTTTCGCGCGGGTGATGCGCTACCGCCCGGACAAGACGCCCGAGCAGGCCGACACGCTCGACACCCTGCGCGAGCTTCTCAAGTGA
- a CDS encoding anti-sigma factor, producing MSDDNRPGDDTYAELLEFAPLVGLDALAAAELDELEQRLATAPDDIRAEFRRQVLATREAMTTVSAATATPPPAQLRDAILAAARSGDDRQREQPVESPPEPQSDENGAAVTQLPDRRRRIVYLAAAAVVTVAVGAIGWAIGHSMTSSDSPTTNTPEQVFSAPDLKSTSADVAGGTATVYYSPDVGAGVLVMTSVPPPKPGTVYQMWLVGPDGPRSAGTMTDKDVHEVTTALLPGISSAQTLGFSVEPPGGSSTPTSPMVAQIDLR from the coding sequence ATGTCTGACGACAATCGTCCCGGCGACGACACGTATGCCGAACTGCTCGAGTTCGCACCGCTCGTCGGTCTCGACGCGCTCGCCGCAGCTGAGCTCGACGAGCTCGAACAGCGACTCGCCACCGCGCCCGATGACATCCGCGCGGAGTTCCGCCGGCAGGTCCTGGCCACCCGCGAGGCCATGACCACCGTCAGCGCCGCCACCGCCACCCCACCGCCGGCGCAGTTGCGCGACGCCATCCTCGCCGCCGCCCGGTCGGGCGACGATCGGCAACGCGAACAACCCGTCGAATCCCCGCCCGAACCACAGTCCGACGAGAACGGTGCTGCCGTGACGCAGTTGCCGGATCGACGACGCCGAATCGTCTATCTGGCCGCCGCAGCCGTCGTGACCGTCGCGGTCGGGGCGATCGGGTGGGCGATCGGTCACTCGATGACGTCGTCGGACAGCCCGACGACGAACACCCCGGAGCAGGTGTTCTCCGCTCCCGACCTGAAGTCCACGTCGGCCGATGTGGCCGGCGGCACCGCGACCGTCTACTACTCCCCCGACGTCGGGGCCGGGGTGCTCGTGATGACCTCGGTTCCCCCGCCGAAACCGGGCACGGTGTATCAGATGTGGCTCGTGGGCCCCGACGGTCCGCGCTCGGCGGGCACCATGACCGACAAGGATGTCCACGAGGTGACCACCGCACTGTTGCCCGGCATCAGCTCGGCGCAGACGCTCGGATTCAGCGTCGAACCGCCGGGCGGGTCGTCGACGCCGACGTCGCCGATGGTCGCGCAGATCGATCTGCGCTGA
- a CDS encoding sigma-70 family RNA polymerase sigma factor: protein MTPSQATDLPRLAELLSRIADGDDGAFAEFYDATAARVYGMVLRVLRDPGYSEETTQEVFLQVWRSAGSYSADAGSPLSWLITMAHRRAVDRVRSESASSRRDIRYAAQAQESPFDLVSDAVGSSETAETVVGCLGSLTDVQRQSVVLAYYEGLTYREVAERLSVALPTVKSRIRDGMIRLRRCLGGADV, encoded by the coding sequence ATGACGCCATCGCAGGCAACCGACCTGCCGAGGCTCGCCGAACTGTTGTCGCGGATCGCCGACGGCGACGACGGCGCGTTCGCCGAGTTCTATGACGCCACCGCAGCGCGGGTGTACGGCATGGTGTTGCGCGTCCTGCGCGATCCCGGTTACAGCGAGGAGACCACTCAGGAGGTCTTTCTGCAGGTGTGGCGGTCGGCGGGCTCCTATTCCGCCGATGCCGGGTCGCCGTTGTCGTGGTTGATCACGATGGCTCACCGGCGGGCCGTGGACCGGGTGCGCAGTGAGTCGGCGTCTTCACGCCGCGACATCCGCTACGCCGCTCAGGCGCAGGAGTCGCCGTTCGACCTGGTGAGCGATGCGGTCGGGTCGTCGGAGACCGCCGAGACCGTGGTCGGCTGCCTGGGGTCGCTGACCGACGTGCAGCGCCAGTCGGTGGTGCTCGCCTATTACGAGGGCCTGACCTACCGGGAGGTCGCCGAGCGTCTCTCGGTGGCGTTGCCCACGGTCAAGAGCCGGATCCGTGACGGAATGATCCGGTTGCGTCGTTGCCTGGGGGGTGCCGATGTCTGA
- a CDS encoding DUF1295 domain-containing protein, with amino-acid sequence MTGWAGFAVLTVAALILLAAIQAVAFAIGHRIGRYNVVDVVWGLGFVGVAWLALLLGDGDPFRRWLFAILAAVWGLRLSWHMHVKSRGKGEDPRYTAMLERAGGGTGTVIRKVFATQGISQWFVSLPIQVSAILGPGDGVATILLCLGIPLWLTGFAFEAVGDAQLRRFKADPANKGAIMDRGLWAWTRHPNYFGDSCVWWGIYLCAAGVWPATLTLLSPIAMTYFLVYATGARLLEQSMSKRPGYPEYQQRTSYFLPRPPRRTSEA; translated from the coding sequence ATGACCGGGTGGGCCGGATTCGCCGTCCTCACCGTCGCCGCCCTGATCCTGCTGGCGGCCATCCAAGCCGTCGCCTTTGCCATCGGGCATCGGATCGGCCGCTACAACGTGGTCGACGTCGTGTGGGGTCTGGGATTCGTCGGAGTCGCGTGGCTCGCCCTTCTGCTCGGCGACGGTGATCCGTTCCGGCGCTGGCTGTTCGCGATCCTCGCCGCCGTGTGGGGCCTGCGATTGTCCTGGCACATGCACGTCAAGTCCCGGGGCAAAGGTGAAGACCCCCGTTACACGGCGATGCTGGAACGAGCCGGCGGTGGCACCGGCACCGTGATCCGCAAGGTCTTTGCCACACAGGGAATCTCCCAGTGGTTCGTGTCGTTGCCGATCCAGGTCTCGGCGATCCTCGGCCCCGGCGACGGTGTCGCGACCATCCTGCTCTGCCTCGGAATTCCGTTGTGGCTGACCGGCTTCGCCTTCGAAGCGGTCGGCGACGCCCAGCTCCGCCGCTTCAAGGCCGACCCCGCCAACAAGGGGGCGATCATGGATCGGGGCCTGTGGGCCTGGACGCGCCACCCGAACTACTTCGGTGACAGCTGTGTGTGGTGGGGTATCTATCTGTGTGCCGCGGGGGTGTGGCCGGCGACGCTGACGTTACTGTCCCCGATCGCGATGACCTACTTCCTCGTCTATGCGACCGGAGCCCGCCTCCTCGAACAGTCGATGTCGAAGCGACCCGGGTATCCGGAGTATCAGCAACGCACCTCCTACTTCCTGCCGCGCCCGCCGCGGCGGACATCGGAGGCCTGA
- a CDS encoding SAM-dependent methyltransferase, with protein sequence MNVPIRHPGSAVGHPVDAQRWPDVASVPAGPTARVRSAAAAALFRRATRDLGIRVEYPDGTLGGADTDGVLPRMIVRRPDDFWRRLGSGGLIGFGEAFMAGDWTTDDLVGVLTPFATRAARLVPATFQPLRSLVLPKQPAAEENTPTGTRTNIARHYDLSNAMFATFLDETMTYSSAVFDDVSAPARWADLADAQRRKIDRLLDLAGVGPGTRLLEIGTGWGELCIRAAARGADVYSVTLSTEQRDLARDRVARAGYADAVRIDLLDYRAIEGTFDAVVSVEMIEAVGDKYWPAYFSTIDRLLAPGGRVAIQAITMPHERMVASRNTYTWIHKYIFPGGQLTSVPGLRAAVRRHTSLRMTGGTALGVHYAETLRLWRERFLAADDEVAALGFDHTFARMWQFYLAYSEAGFRAGYLDVYQFVFAREES encoded by the coding sequence ATGAACGTCCCCATTCGCCACCCCGGCTCCGCCGTCGGCCACCCGGTGGACGCGCAGCGCTGGCCCGACGTCGCATCCGTCCCCGCCGGACCCACCGCCCGGGTGCGGTCGGCCGCTGCAGCCGCGTTGTTCCGGCGCGCCACACGCGATCTCGGTATTCGCGTCGAGTACCCGGACGGCACCCTCGGTGGCGCCGACACCGACGGGGTCCTTCCCCGGATGATCGTGCGGCGGCCCGACGACTTCTGGCGGCGACTCGGCAGCGGCGGACTCATCGGATTCGGTGAGGCCTTCATGGCCGGCGACTGGACCACCGACGACCTGGTCGGTGTCCTCACCCCGTTCGCGACCCGCGCCGCCCGGCTCGTTCCCGCGACGTTCCAGCCATTGCGGTCCCTGGTCCTCCCCAAACAGCCTGCGGCCGAGGAGAACACACCGACGGGTACGCGCACCAACATCGCACGCCACTACGATCTGTCCAACGCGATGTTCGCGACCTTCCTCGACGAGACGATGACCTACTCCAGCGCCGTGTTCGACGATGTCTCCGCGCCGGCGCGCTGGGCGGATCTCGCCGACGCACAGCGCCGGAAGATCGACCGGTTGCTCGACCTCGCCGGGGTCGGACCCGGCACCCGTCTCCTCGAGATCGGCACGGGCTGGGGCGAATTGTGTATCCGCGCGGCCGCCCGCGGCGCCGACGTGTATTCGGTGACACTCTCCACCGAACAGCGCGACCTCGCCCGCGACCGCGTCGCGCGTGCCGGATACGCCGACGCCGTCCGCATCGACCTGCTCGACTATCGAGCGATTGAGGGCACCTTCGACGCCGTCGTGTCGGTGGAGATGATCGAGGCGGTCGGTGACAAGTACTGGCCCGCCTACTTTTCCACCATCGACCGATTGCTGGCTCCGGGCGGGCGGGTGGCCATCCAGGCGATCACGATGCCGCATGAGCGAATGGTGGCCTCCCGCAACACCTACACATGGATCCACAAGTACATCTTCCCCGGCGGGCAGCTCACCTCGGTGCCGGGTCTGCGGGCAGCGGTGCGTCGGCACACCTCGCTGCGGATGACCGGCGGAACCGCCCTGGGCGTCCACTATGCGGAGACGCTGCGGTTGTGGCGGGAACGTTTCCTCGCCGCCGACGACGAGGTCGCCGCCCTCGGCTTCGACCACACCTTCGCCCGGATGTGGCAGTTCTACCTGGCCTACTCCGAAGCCGGGTTCCGCGCCGGCTATCTCGACGTCTACCAGTTCGTCTTCGCGCGCGAGGAGTCATGA
- a CDS encoding DUF1365 domain-containing protein translates to MTGSGPRAGTPSLVPATIGHLRRTPVRHGFTYRSYSWFIDIDDLPHPPRPLGPFARFDADDHFPEPATPGASLRDRLESHLRQAGIDPPDGPVTALLSARVAGHVFNPLSVFWCHRADGSLRYVVAEVHNTYGERHCYVVTTDAAGRARVGKEFYVSPFNPVEGAYELSLPEPGPDGRVALSVTLHRDGHAPFVATLRGHTVAATTRALLAAQIRTPLAPLVVSARIRLQGIRLWARRLSVVPRPPHLLTHTVAAPTPDTEEVRR, encoded by the coding sequence ATGACCGGTTCCGGCCCCCGAGCCGGCACACCGTCGCTGGTCCCCGCCACCATCGGGCACCTTCGGCGCACCCCGGTGCGACATGGATTCACCTACCGCAGCTACTCGTGGTTCATCGACATCGACGACCTGCCGCACCCGCCACGGCCACTGGGCCCCTTCGCCCGGTTCGACGCCGACGATCACTTCCCCGAACCCGCCACTCCCGGTGCGTCACTGCGTGATCGACTCGAAAGCCACCTGCGTCAGGCGGGTATCGACCCACCCGACGGGCCGGTGACCGCCCTGCTCTCGGCCCGGGTCGCGGGACACGTGTTCAACCCGTTGAGCGTCTTCTGGTGTCACCGGGCCGACGGATCACTGCGCTACGTGGTGGCCGAGGTGCACAACACCTACGGCGAACGTCACTGCTATGTGGTCACCACCGACGCCGCCGGACGTGCCCGCGTCGGCAAGGAATTCTATGTGTCACCGTTCAATCCCGTCGAGGGTGCCTACGAGCTGTCGCTACCGGAGCCGGGACCCGACGGTCGCGTCGCCCTGTCCGTGACGTTGCATCGCGACGGACACGCACCGTTTGTGGCCACGCTGCGCGGACACACCGTCGCGGCCACCACGCGCGCGTTACTGGCCGCGCAGATCCGCACTCCGCTGGCACCGCTCGTCGTATCGGCCCGAATCCGATTGCAGGGCATCAGACTCTGGGCGCGGCGACTGTCCGTCGTGCCGCGTCCGCCCCATCTGCTCACCCACACCGTTGCCGCGCCCACACCCGACACCGAGGAGGTCCGTCGATGA